In Pochonia chlamydosporia 170 chromosome 3, whole genome shotgun sequence, the following are encoded in one genomic region:
- a CDS encoding NADH-ubiquinone oxidoreductase b12 subunit family domain-containing protein, whose translation MTELFAALRSAGKEQDDVDKEGDVVEADAILGEVPFLVAKAAAVVADLVVVETAVLRAARGSKANITGFNMRAFKESAGQPRYDPWERAEAWRYTGTFSRFNRFKGSLPGLGTATVAFAGYCVYEHFFMQDEHHGEAHH comes from the exons ATGACGGAATTGTTTGCTGCCCTTCGCTCGGCGGGAAAGGAACAGGACGATGTGGATAAGGAGGGTGATGTGGTGGAAGCGGATGCTATCCTGGGGGAGGTTCCCTTCCTTGTTGCgaaagctgctgctgtcgtCGCCGATCTTGTTGTCGTTGAGACTGC AGTACTCCGAGCGGCCCGCGGCTCCAAGGCCAACATCACAGGCTTCAACATGCGAGCGTTCAAAGAGTCTGCCGGCCAACCGCGATACGACCCCTGGGAGCGAGC TGAGGCCTGGAGATACACCGGCACCTTCTCTCGATTCAACCGCTTCAAGGGCTCGCTGCCTGGCCTTGGCACAGCCACCGTCGCTTTTGCCGGGTACTGCGTCTACGAGCACTTTTTCATGCAGGACGAGCATCACGGCGAGGCTCACCACTAA
- a CDS encoding CCR4-NOT transcription complex subunit 7 (similar to Cordyceps militaris CM01 XP_006672572.1): MPPPIRGFGAGPGVGVGVGGPFHQPGFPSHGQPQGGPMGGNQYLNANAQISPFAGANGNAFGAAGLNGSGFADSGFGSQSARMGFAHGPNTPMQQPQHGAQVQHGVLMEHPTMRPQPNKGRIREVWKQNLEEEMAVLREVVDKYPYIAMDTEFPGVVARPMGSFRGKSDYHYQCLRTNVDMLKVIQIGLTLFNEEGETPPARPGPDVGLGPKAMKLASQGPFPYSWQFNFKFSLKDDMYNEKSIESLQQAGINFEQLERDGIDPKAFAALLIPSGLVCFDEAKWISFHGGYDFGYLTKLLICTPLPNDEAQFDSKMKLYFPTTYDVKHLMKHAIRVHTQGYPNVNDPAIVEILNKFEHKSGLENIAETFKVKRIGSAHQAGSDSLLTGKVFFQMRDRIFNRQIPEDHIGRVWGLGVPEGPLGPITQQGGNEHGQNGGAPSTPNQVPAGLVASPAATLSHNSNGAMSQMGPMTPGGGGGVFGNFAFAGNSR, translated from the exons ATGCCGCCTCCTATCCGGGGCTTTGGCGCCGGGCctggtgttggcgttggcgttggcgggCCATTCCATCAGCCCGGATTTCCTTCTCATGGCCAGCCGCAGGGCGGGCCAATGGGTGGCAACCAGTACCTTAATGCCAATGCCCAGATAAGTCCATTCGCGGGAGCCAACGGTAATGCCTTTGGTGCTGCAGGACTCAACGGGTCAGGATTTGCTGATTCCGGTTTCGGCAGCCAGAGTGCTAGAATGGGATTTGCACATGGTCCTAACACGCCAATGCAGCAACCCCAACACGGAGCACAGGTGCAACATGGTGTATTGATGGAGCACCCAACCATGAGGCCCCAACCTAATAAAGGAAGGATACGAGAAGTTTGGAAGCAAAACTTGGAGGAAGAAATGGCAGTGTTGAGAGAAGTTGTTGATAAATACCCGTATATTGCTATG GACACAGAATTCCCTGGCGTTGTTGCCAGACCAATGGGTTCATTTAGAGGGAAGAGTGACTATCACTATCAATGTCTGCGAACAAACGTCGACATGCTCAAAGTCATTCAAATCGGGCTGACGCTATTCAACGAGGAGGGCGAGACACCACCTGCGCGACCTGGGCCAGATGTGGGACTTGGGCCCAAGGCCATGAAACTTGCGAGCCAAGGGCCGTTCCCGTACTCTTGGCAGTTCAACTTCAAATTTTCACTCAAGGACGACATGTACAACGAGAAGTCTATTGAATCACTACAGCAGGCCGGTATTAAtttcgagcagcttgagcgaGATGGCATCGACCCCAAAGCCTTTGCTGCACTTCTCATTCCCTCAGGTTTAGTCTGCTTCGACGAGGCCAAGTGGATTTCTTTCCACGGTGGATACGACTTTGGGTACCTGACCAAGTTGCTGATCTGCACGCCATTGCCGAATGATGAGGCGCAATTTGAcagcaagatgaagctgtaTTTCCCTACAACATACGACGTTAAACACCTTATGAAACATGCCATACGCGTACATACGCAGGGATATCCCAATGTTAATGACCCAGCCATCGTGGAGATTCTAAATAAATTTGAGCACAAGTCTGGGCTGGAGAACATTGCTGAGaccttcaaagtcaaacGCATTGGGTCGGCGCATCAAGCCGGGTCAGACTCCTTGCTTACAGGCAAAGTCTTCTTTCAAATGCGGGATAGGATATTCAACAGACAAATCCCGGAAGACCACATTGGCAGAGTCTGGGGCCTGGGTGTCCCCGAAGGTCCCTTAGGCCCTATCACACAGCAAGGCGGCAACGAACACGGGCAGAATGGCGGAGCTCCCAGCACACCAAACCAAGTGCCTGCTGGTCTTGTGGCCAGTCCTGCAGCTACACTGAGCCACAACTCCAACGGAGCTATGTCGCAGATGGGTCCCATGACTCccggaggaggcggtggtgtCTTTGGAAactttgcctttgccggCAACAGCAGATAG
- a CDS encoding negative regulation of gluconeogenesis (similar to Cordyceps militaris CM01 XP_006672571.1), with translation MADYEQSTLKHNEHLLLDQPLLRLPHELLRKNFRSAHFIIEKDTSTLKTLLKDSATAAVSGRASQQDVLRNIDAMITRMRGVKRKLTTYAEEEARLHHQTAARITHLDELYSMRSVDDVKYEGWSRRRLDRLLADYLLRHGFNQSASELADEKDMQDLVDVETFVNMSRIRQALLNGSVTEALAWCTDNKKELRKMESKLEFMLRLQQYVELIRTQSEPKLLEAIAHAKKYLIPYWKTYPKEVSQSCGLLAFPPDGPSSSAYASYYKPSRWTDLADLFTTAHNNLLALPSVPLLHVALSSGLSALKTPACHSSAAHHGEGTSTLGHGVCPICSTELNELARNVPYAHHTKSHVEHDLMLLPNGRVYGSQRLQDQAKKAGLPPTLVKDIQTGEIYPAEGLKKVYIT, from the exons ATGGCCGACTACGAGCAATCCACGCTCAAACATAACGAGCATCTTCTGCTG GACCAACCGCTCCTACGCCTCCCACACGAGCTCCTCCGCAAGAACTTCCGTTCCGCCCACTTCATAATCGAAAAAGACACATCCACACTCAAGACACTGCTCAAAGACTCCGCAACAGCCGCCGTGTCCGGCCGAGCCTCACAGCAAGATGTCCTCCGAAACATCGACGCAATGATTACCCGAATGCGGGGAGTAAAGCGTAAACTCACCACATATGCCGAAGAAGAGGCCAGATTACACCATCAGACGGCCGCACGCATCACACACCTCGACGAACTGTACTCCATGCGCAGTGTAGACGACGTCAAGTACGAAGGATGGAGTCGACGACGGCTGGACCGTCTTCTAGCAGATTACCTGCTCAGACACGGGTTCAACCAGAGTGCCAGCGAACTAGCCGACGAAAAGGACATGCAGGACCTCGTCGACGTCGAGACCTTCGTAAACATGAGCCGTATTCGACAGGCTCTCCTAAACGGCAGCGTCACCGAAGCCCTCGCCTGGTGTACAGATAACAAGAAAGAGCTGCGAAAGATGGAG AGCAAGCTAGAATTCATGCTCCGTCTCCAGCAATACGTCGAGCTAATCCGCACGCAATCCGAGCCCAAGCTTCTCGAAGCCATCGCCCACGCCAAAAAGTATCTCATCCCCTACTGGAAGACCTACCCCAAGGAAGTATCCCAATCATGCGGCCTGCTCGCCTTCCCGCCCGACGgcccctcatcatctgcctaCGCCAGCTATTACAAACCCTCCCGCTGGACCGACCTAGCAgacctcttcaccaccgcccacaacaacctcctcgcCCTACCGTCCGTTCCACTCCTCCACGTCGCCCTCTCCTCGGGTTTGTCTGCTTTGAAAACCCCGGCCTGTCACTCGTCGGCCGCGCACCACGGAGAAGGCACTTCGACCCTCGGACATGGCGTCTGCCCTATTTGCTCGACTGAGTTGAACGAACTGGCTAGGAATGTGCCCTACGCACACCATACCAAGAGTCACGTGGAACATGACTTGATGCTCTTACCGAATGGGAGAGTGTACGGATCACAGAGATTGCAGGATCAAGCGAAGAAGGCGGGATTACCACCAACGCTGGTGAAGGACATCCAAACTGGGGAGATTTATCCTGCCGAGGGGTTGAAGAAGGTTTACATCACGTAG
- a CDS encoding Helix-loop-helix DNA-binding domain-containing protein (similar to Metarhizium robertsii ARSEF 23 XP_007819612.1), with translation MSDSIAIDQPDLSSLTGSPGSKRKRELDSPGAQRAKRASAAPPAAMTADTAAFIENAIEATHAAAANGVNVADFNALQQAAAADHTDASDPSNATSTAQAALGMYPTLHVPPSTEEQFAAQATADGEHHHHDQAFNPDVPQPDMMDPSAVGQQPPPNGVQPGHRYSTSSATPNPKPTVGSEEWHKMRKDNHKEVERRRRETINEGINELAKIVPGCEKNKGSILQRAVSFISQLKENEQQNIEKWTLEKLLTEQAITELSASNDKLKQECERLYRELETWKRVAQNAGLEPPQPKEEPSTGATSS, from the exons ATGTCTGATTCCATTGCGATTGACCAGCCTGATTTGTCCAGTCTCACCGGCTCTCCCGGCTCTAAGAGAAAGCGTGAACTGGACAGCCCAGGTGCACAGCGTGCTAAGCgtgcttctgctgctccCCCTGCAGCCATGACTGCTGACACTGCTGCATTTATTGAGAATGCTATTGAAGCAACTCACGCCGCTGCCGCAAACGGTGTCAACGTAGCAGACTTCAATGCCTTGCAacaagctgcagctgccgACCACACAGATGCATCTGATCCCTCAAATGCGACGAGTACCGCTCAAGCTGCACTTGGCATGTATCCTACACTTCACGTCCCTCCTTCGACAGAGGAGCAGTTTGCAGCTCAGGCAACCGCTGATGGCGagcaccatcatcacgaTCAAGCATTCAACCCCGACGTTCCCCAGCCTGATATGATGGACCCTTCCGCAGTCGGCCAACAACCGCCACCAAATGGTGTTCAACCTGGACATCGATATTCTACATCCTCAGCTACTCCAAACCCCAAGCCTACCGTCGGCTCTGAGGAGTGGCACAAAATGCGGAAAGACAACCACAAAGAAG TTGAGCGAAGACGGCGTGAGACCATTAATGAAGGCATCAATGAGCTAGCTAAGATTGTTCCTGGGTGCGAAAAGAACAAGGGTTCCATCTTGCAGCGCGCCGTCAGCTTTATTTCACAGCTCAAGGAGAATGAGCAGCAAAACATCGAAAAATGGACACTTGAAAAGCTGCTCACTGAGCAGGCCATTACGGAGTTGAGTGCCTCCAACGACAAACTCAAGCAAGAATGTGAACGTCTTTACCGAGAAttggagacatggaagcgAGTTGCACAGAATGCTGGCCTAGAGCCTCCTCAGCCTAAGGAAGAGCCAAGCACGGGGGCGACGTCAAGTTAG
- a CDS encoding kinesin (similar to Cordyceps militaris CM01 XP_006672569.1) has translation MVRPYPREEFPRQPSFQQQCFPPATRHASFSQERYAGDAVQRSDSFPQDRYGIDPSDGRFQEAYDLHRRQPPIQIDEALRSHCGIAAKQYFVAALCEDGKSMTFLSPSQKLNDATIRQFFDMNKFQQVMARVDAGADPMLDDGLAFEDGSFNRTGFGRMRPTDRRRSSIFDDWEGPTRSARKRPRPRHPINEEDDVPMTVSSRKGIKVGDADAVWSFYEQRFKNCQQTACKLIAKAWVKAVEPKKQSTHPYTGSDEKAPDWWPKPWGPTKDDKVRHKEPDHLYKRERVHLLAHILRLVVEPNAKQHTDIQKLGLNVKKLEETTYEALSSFFMDNDTNAKKRPYLSEIFKMARQEERFKNGEIDGSTEVYVMAEDKVPENYASDNEDAAFPKEEDDHEVPRPKVNTQQQQQQQQHCVVQTPTTGPSSAQSLHGGHGPFIGELPVRGTSFNPTMLPADLASQPHNFVDSSGITVTDQATVTAPNGALTLDMVTSPHDTSRRASVFSEYTSPGGSNIYAQQWQQTGSTGPGQASMYAYTPAPNNAQQPPFMSQSVPMNTNQPFMGGTFEGSPRPEYDANGAPMFRTGEISHAPVNQAQSYYVPNDNRNGLRVMAQVVDSVPRSQMQ, from the exons ATGGTCAGACCGTACCCGCGGGAAGAGTTCCCACGCCAGCCGTCGTTCCAGCAGCAATGCTTTCCTCCTGCCACGAGGCATGCTTCATTCTCACAGGAAAGATATGCAGGCGATGCGGTGCAACGCTCTGATTCCTTCCCCCAGGATCGTTACGGTATTGATCCATCAGATGGTCGCTTTCAAGAGGCTTATGACTTGCACCGTCGTCAGCCCCCAATA CAAATTGATGAAGCGCTCCGTTCACATTGCGGTATTGCCGCAAAGCAATACTTTGTGGCGGCCCTCTGCGAAGACGGAAAGTCAATGACCTTTCTCAGTCCATCTCAGAAGTTGAACGATGCTACGATACGGCAGTTTTTTGACATGAATAAGTTTCAACAGGTAATGGCTCGAGTGGATGCTG GAGCTGATCCGATGTTGGATGACGGATTGGCATTTGAAGATGGCTCATTCAACCGAACCGGCTTTGGGCGTATGCGCCCCACAGATAGACGTCGAAGCTCGATTTTCGATGATTGGGAAGGCCCAACACGCTCTGCACGGAAACGACCTCGGCCTCGACACCCCATcaacgaggaagacgacgtACCAATGACTGTGTCATCACGCAAGGGCATTAAAGTAGGCGATGCGGATGCAGTATGGAGTTTCTACGAGCAACGCTTCAAAAACTGCCAGCAGACTGCTTGCAAACTGATTGCCAAAGCATGGGTTAAAGCTGTCGAGCCCAAGAAGCAATCAACTCATCCGTACACGGGCAGCGATGAGAAGGCTCCGGACTGGTGGCCCAAGCCATGGGGTCCTACAAAGGATGACAAAGTCAGGCACAAGGAGCCCGATCACTTATATAAACGAG AACGCGTGCATCTTCTTGCTCACATACTGAGGCTTGTCGTTGAGCCCAATGCTAAACAGCACACGGACATTCAGAAACTCGGTCTCAATGTGAAGAAACTGGAGGAAACAACCTATGAGGCTCTTTCGTCGTTCTTCATGGACAACGACACCAACGCCAAGAAGCGGCCGTACCTGAGTGAGATTttcaaaatggcaaggcaGGAGGAACGTTTCAAAAATGGCGAAATCG ACGGATCCACCGAGGTATACGTCATGGCTGAAGACAAAGTTCCCGAGAACTATGCCTCCGACAACGAAGATGCAGCGTTCCcaaaggaagaggatgatCATGAAGTGCCACGACCCAAGGTCAAcacccagcagcagcagcagcagcaacagcactGTGTGGTCCAAACCCCAACGACGGGCCCCTCTTCAGCACAGTCCTTGCATGGTGGTCATGGCCCATTTATTGGTGAGCTGCCTGTTCGCGGAACATCTTTCAATCCAACCATGTTGCCTGCAGACTTGGCGTCCCAGCCCCATAACTTTGTCGACAGCAGTGGTATCACGGTCACGGATCAAGCGACGGTCACGGCCCCTAATGGAGCTCTGACTTTAGACATGGTGACCAGCCCCCACGACACCAGCCGACGTGCCTCAGTGTTCAGCGAGTATACCAGTCCAGGGGGAAGCAATATCTATGCTcagcagtggcagcagaCTGGATCAACAGGCCCAGGGCAAGCGTCGATGTATGCATATACCCCTGCCCCAAACAACGCCCAGCAGCCTCCATTTATGAGCCAGTCGGTTCCCATGAACACAAATCAGCCGTTCATGGGTGGCACGTTCGAAGGATCACCACGGCCTGAGTATGACGCTAATGGGGCTCCTATGTTCCGGACGGGAGAAATATCGCACGCACCGGTCAATCAAGCACAGAGCTATTATGTTCCTAACGACAACAGAAATGGATTACGGGTCATGGCCCAAGTGGTAGACAGTGTGCCCAGAAGCCAGATGCAATGA